One Leisingera sp. M658 genomic window carries:
- a CDS encoding di-heme oxidoredictase family protein: MPSSTPPRWQRSKTKLFLAAAFAAATPVAALDLASQYQAEPHLSPLPRTDAERARIEAVTAPATDFSAPEHFEDLPAGAATVRARTDDEAFSQHSANLSFEQELEFKLGNGLFKKIWVFSPASTLASDGLGPLYNARSCQRCHLKDGRGHVPEQPDYTSTTMFLRVSVSGPVPAELQEVHDYIGTAPDPHYGSQLQDFSAPGIAPEYKLQVEYEEFEVALNGGEAATLRRPSYTAANLGYGPLAEGAMLSPRVAPPMIGLGLLEAIPSADILAHADEGDTDGDGISGRANLVWSREFSRIMLGRFGLKAGMATVHEQSAGAFSGDIGISTPLFPAHAGECTDLQTTCRTAPHGGGDSRETEIDQPNMDLVTFYSRNLGVPARRNTSDAQVLRGKQVFYDTGCAACHVPKYVTHRLQDRPEQSFQLIWPYSDLLLHDMGEGLADNRPEARATGREWRTAPLWGIGLTQQVSPRATFLHDGRARTLLEAILWHGGEAEAAKTGVVELPPEDRAALIAFLESL, encoded by the coding sequence ATGCCCAGCTCAACGCCACCAAGATGGCAGAGATCGAAGACTAAACTGTTTCTGGCTGCCGCATTTGCGGCGGCCACCCCCGTTGCGGCGCTGGATCTGGCCAGCCAGTATCAGGCAGAACCGCATCTTTCCCCCCTCCCCCGCACCGATGCCGAACGCGCCCGGATTGAGGCCGTCACCGCTCCGGCCACGGATTTCTCCGCGCCGGAACACTTCGAAGACCTGCCCGCTGGTGCAGCCACTGTGCGTGCGCGGACGGATGACGAGGCGTTCTCCCAGCACTCCGCCAACCTCAGCTTCGAGCAGGAGCTGGAGTTCAAACTGGGCAACGGGCTGTTCAAGAAGATCTGGGTATTCTCGCCCGCGTCCACTCTGGCCTCCGACGGGCTGGGACCGCTGTACAATGCCCGCTCCTGCCAGCGCTGCCACCTGAAGGACGGCCGCGGCCATGTGCCGGAGCAGCCGGACTACACCTCCACCACCATGTTCCTGCGGGTTTCCGTTTCCGGCCCGGTCCCCGCGGAATTGCAGGAAGTCCATGATTACATCGGCACCGCGCCCGATCCGCACTATGGCAGCCAGCTGCAGGATTTCTCCGCCCCCGGCATCGCGCCGGAGTACAAGCTGCAAGTGGAGTACGAGGAATTCGAGGTTGCCCTGAACGGCGGTGAAGCGGCCACCCTGCGCCGTCCCAGCTACACGGCTGCAAACCTCGGCTACGGCCCGCTGGCCGAAGGCGCCATGCTCAGCCCCCGCGTCGCCCCGCCGATGATCGGCCTGGGCCTCTTGGAGGCGATCCCCTCCGCCGATATCCTTGCCCATGCAGATGAGGGTGACACAGACGGCGACGGCATCTCAGGCCGCGCCAATCTGGTCTGGTCGCGGGAATTCAGCCGGATCATGCTGGGCCGCTTTGGCCTGAAGGCTGGAATGGCGACAGTTCACGAACAATCCGCCGGCGCGTTTTCCGGCGATATCGGTATCTCCACCCCGCTGTTCCCGGCCCATGCGGGCGAATGCACCGATTTGCAAACCACCTGCCGGACCGCCCCGCATGGCGGCGGTGATTCCCGTGAAACCGAGATCGACCAGCCGAACATGGATCTGGTCACCTTCTACAGCCGCAACCTCGGCGTTCCCGCACGGCGCAACACCAGCGACGCCCAGGTACTGCGCGGAAAACAGGTATTCTACGACACCGGTTGTGCGGCCTGCCACGTGCCGAAATACGTGACCCACCGGCTGCAGGACCGCCCCGAGCAGAGTTTCCAACTGATCTGGCCCTACAGCGACCTGTTGCTGCACGACATGGGCGAAGGCCTGGCCGACAACCGCCCCGAGGCCCGCGCGACGGGGCGCGAATGGCGCACCGCGCCGTTGTGGGGGATTGGCCTGACCCAGCAGGTCTCGCCGCGCGCAACCTTCCTGCACGACGGCCGCGCCCGCACCCTGCTGGAGGCCATCCTGTGGCACGGCGGCGAGGCAGAGGCGGCCAAAACCGGCGTGGTGGAGCTGCCGCCGGAAGACCGCGCCGCCCTGATCGCCTTTCTGGAGAGCCTCTGA
- a CDS encoding imelysin family protein gives MRAPAPSLAPSLVLAFALAAAPAAASELSSSITDQLILPAFQELAEDAEALAKTAKTDCDPQSDSLRAAYGAAFDAWIAASHYRFGPTETDSRAFALAFWPDSRSKTPKALGNLIRSEDPDISDPAQFASHSIAARGFYALEYLLYDPQLSAAGSDDYRCALTRAISIDIAATTQSINTDWEQTYAAEMHNPADRYQSDEEITQELLKALSTGLQVLDDMRLGRPLGTFQKPRPNRAEARRSGRSLRHVLVSLNALEPLALALADSRADLQAKITAGFAKARKKAGTLNDPVFAGVADPASRFRIESLQQEIKNLRALVSGELGPALGVAAGFNSLDGD, from the coding sequence ATGCGCGCCCCTGCCCCGTCTCTTGCTCCGTCCCTCGTCCTGGCCTTTGCACTCGCCGCAGCCCCTGCTGCCGCGTCGGAGCTGTCCAGCAGCATCACCGATCAGCTGATCCTCCCCGCCTTTCAGGAGCTTGCAGAGGACGCCGAAGCTCTGGCAAAAACGGCCAAGACGGACTGCGATCCGCAGTCCGACTCTCTGCGCGCGGCCTATGGCGCCGCCTTCGATGCCTGGATCGCCGCCAGCCATTACCGCTTTGGCCCAACCGAAACAGACAGCCGCGCCTTTGCGCTGGCTTTCTGGCCCGACAGCCGCAGCAAAACGCCCAAGGCGCTAGGCAATCTGATCCGCAGCGAAGACCCGGACATCTCTGACCCGGCGCAATTCGCCAGCCACTCCATCGCGGCCCGCGGCTTTTATGCGCTGGAATACCTACTGTATGATCCGCAGCTCTCCGCCGCGGGCAGCGATGATTACCGATGTGCATTGACCCGTGCCATCAGCATCGACATCGCGGCCACAACTCAATCCATCAATACGGACTGGGAACAGACCTATGCCGCCGAAATGCACAACCCCGCGGACCGCTACCAAAGCGACGAGGAAATCACCCAGGAACTGCTGAAGGCGCTCAGCACAGGGCTGCAAGTACTGGACGACATGCGCCTTGGCCGCCCGCTGGGGACGTTTCAAAAACCACGCCCCAACCGCGCTGAGGCCCGCCGTTCGGGACGCAGCCTGCGCCATGTGCTGGTTTCGCTGAACGCGCTGGAGCCATTGGCCCTGGCGCTGGCAGACAGCCGCGCGGATCTGCAAGCCAAGATCACTGCCGGTTTTGCCAAAGCCCGCAAGAAGGCCGGGACCCTGAACGATCCGGTCTTTGCCGGCGTGGCGGATCCCGCCAGCCGCTTCCGCATCGAATCCCTGCAGCAGGAGATCAAGAACCTGCGCGCGCTGGTGTCCGGGGAACTGGGCCCGGCCCTGGGTGTTGCGGCTGGCTTCAATTCTCTGGACGGCGATTGA
- a CDS encoding DUF1513 domain-containing protein yields MATRRGFLAGLLATGLAPQASWANAGSPVFLSAGKDASGAFLLAGLTENGEILFRHPLPARGHAAAAHPVRPEAVAFARRPGRFADVIDCRTGTALARLEPPAGHHFYGHGTFSSDGSRLFTTENDFGNARGVIGVWDATDGYKRIAAFASGGIGPHDMLLRRDAPGLVIANGGIETHPDSGRAKLNLPDMRPNLSYLGFDGTLQAQMELPQELHLNSIRHLAMRADGTVGFAMQWQGDPGEALPIVGLHQPGSTPRLMADGDPRVLNLNGYGGSIAFSADGAQIGVTSPRGGVLQVMDTGTGDLLQEHRMTDVCGLAMSDAGFTASTGSGQFFGVSASGKHPLHRSDLAWDNHLIPLT; encoded by the coding sequence ATGGCCACCCGCCGCGGCTTTTTGGCCGGTCTTCTGGCCACAGGCCTGGCCCCGCAGGCCAGTTGGGCCAACGCTGGCAGCCCCGTTTTCCTGTCTGCGGGCAAGGACGCCAGCGGCGCCTTCCTTCTAGCGGGTCTTACAGAAAACGGCGAAATCCTGTTCCGCCACCCTTTGCCTGCCCGCGGCCATGCCGCCGCGGCGCATCCGGTCCGGCCCGAAGCCGTGGCATTCGCCCGCCGTCCCGGCCGCTTTGCCGATGTGATTGACTGCCGCACGGGCACTGCCCTCGCCCGGCTGGAGCCACCTGCGGGGCATCATTTCTATGGCCACGGCACATTCTCCTCCGATGGCAGCCGCCTGTTCACCACCGAAAACGATTTCGGGAATGCGCGCGGTGTGATCGGCGTTTGGGATGCAACGGACGGCTACAAGCGCATTGCCGCCTTCGCCTCCGGCGGCATTGGCCCGCACGATATGCTGCTGCGCCGGGACGCGCCGGGACTGGTCATCGCCAATGGCGGCATTGAGACCCACCCCGATAGCGGCCGCGCCAAACTGAACCTTCCGGACATGCGCCCGAACCTCAGTTACTTGGGCTTTGACGGCACCCTGCAGGCGCAAATGGAACTGCCGCAAGAGCTGCATCTGAATTCCATCCGTCACCTTGCCATGCGTGCCGACGGCACCGTTGGTTTTGCCATGCAATGGCAGGGGGATCCGGGCGAAGCCCTGCCTATCGTGGGCCTGCACCAGCCCGGCAGCACGCCCCGCCTGATGGCCGATGGCGACCCGCGGGTGCTGAACCTCAATGGCTATGGCGGCTCCATCGCTTTCTCAGCGGACGGAGCGCAGATCGGTGTCACCTCTCCGCGCGGCGGGGTGCTGCAGGTGATGGATACCGGAACCGGGGATCTGCTGCAGGAACACCGCATGACGGATGTCTGCGGCCTTGCAATGTCCGATGCAGGCTTTACCGCAAGCACCGGCAGCGGGCAGTTTTTCGGGGTTTCAGCATCCGGCAAACACCCGCTGCACCGGTCGGATCTGGCCTGGGACAATCACCTGATCCCGCTCACCTGA
- a CDS encoding DeoR/GlpR family DNA-binding transcription regulator: MDATARQNEIITLLNRQDRVEVDDLSQRFGVSLQTVRADLRDLSARGALSRVHGGAVRISSAASQGYEDRRKLNAGNKLAMAALAAELIPDNCSLTLNIGTSTEQVARALSGHSGLTVISNNINIINLMMGGQAKELILAGGTVRQSDGAIVGEDAVEFLSRYKVDFAVIGASALDPDGAVMDHDAREVSVARAILKNARQRVLVCDGSKFARSAPVRICDVAELDVVITDRPVPNEFAEAAQAAGTRILTAGQNESSEND; the protein is encoded by the coding sequence ATGGATGCCACGGCCCGTCAGAACGAAATCATCACCTTGCTGAACCGGCAGGACCGGGTCGAGGTTGACGACCTGTCCCAGCGCTTTGGCGTATCTTTACAGACGGTCCGCGCAGACCTGCGCGACCTGTCTGCGCGCGGCGCCTTGTCCCGCGTGCATGGCGGCGCCGTCCGGATAAGCTCTGCCGCCAGCCAGGGATACGAGGACCGGCGCAAGCTGAACGCAGGCAACAAGCTGGCTATGGCGGCACTGGCGGCTGAGCTGATCCCAGACAATTGCTCCCTCACTCTTAACATCGGCACCTCAACCGAGCAGGTGGCGCGGGCGCTTTCCGGCCACAGCGGCCTCACTGTGATTTCCAACAATATCAATATTATCAACCTGATGATGGGCGGCCAGGCCAAGGAATTGATCCTGGCCGGCGGCACTGTGCGGCAAAGCGACGGTGCTATTGTGGGCGAGGACGCGGTTGAATTCCTGTCCCGCTACAAGGTCGATTTCGCCGTCATCGGCGCCTCGGCACTGGATCCCGACGGCGCCGTGATGGATCACGACGCCCGCGAGGTTTCGGTTGCCCGAGCGATCCTGAAAAACGCCCGCCAGCGTGTGCTGGTTTGCGACGGCAGCAAGTTCGCCCGCTCTGCTCCGGTGCGGATCTGCGATGTGGCAGAGCTGGACGTGGTGATCACCGACCGCCCCGTTCCCAATGAGTTTGCCGAGGCGGCGCAGGCCGCAGGCACCCGGATCCTGACCGCAGGACAAAACGAAAGCAGCGAAAATGACTGA
- the glpD gene encoding glycerol-3-phosphate dehydrogenase — MTDTPVMDLFIIGGGINGCGIARDAAGRGLSVTLAEMNDLASATSSASTKLFHGGLRYLEYFEFRLVREALIEREVLLKAMPHISWPMRFVLPFHKDMRFDSETPTSKLLTTFMPWTRGRRPAWLIRLGLFLYDSLGKRGILPGTAKLDLSHDPAGRPLKGKFQTAFEYSDCWIEDARLVVLNARDAQARGAEILTRTEVLSAQRHSDHWVVTVKDHATGEEKEHRAKMLVNAGGPWVADVLKQKLGQNSRENVRLVRGSHIVVPKLFDHDRCYFFQGTDGRIIFAIPYEQDFTLIGTTDADHPDPETKPHCTEAEQDYLIDFASQYFEQPLKRADIVWTYSGVRPLYDDGASSATAATREYVLTLDQAQAPLLNVFGGKITTYRKLAEAALAKIGKVFPQLPSDWTAGVALPGGDFAVADVETLKAKLAADYPFLSAYWAARLIRAYGLESWEVLGDAKSAADLGQDFGATITARELDWSIAREWVRSGDDYLWRRTKLGLRLDEGQRAAVDAYISEKAARLAA, encoded by the coding sequence ATGACTGACACGCCTGTTATGGACCTTTTCATCATCGGCGGCGGCATCAACGGCTGCGGCATCGCCCGCGACGCCGCGGGCCGCGGCCTGTCGGTGACACTGGCAGAGATGAACGATCTGGCCTCCGCCACCTCCTCGGCCTCGACCAAACTGTTTCACGGCGGCTTGCGCTATCTGGAATACTTTGAATTCCGCCTGGTGCGTGAGGCGCTGATCGAGCGCGAAGTGCTGCTGAAGGCGATGCCGCACATCTCCTGGCCGATGCGGTTTGTGCTGCCGTTTCACAAGGACATGCGCTTTGATAGCGAAACGCCGACGTCGAAACTGCTTACCACCTTCATGCCCTGGACCCGCGGCCGCCGCCCGGCCTGGCTGATCCGGCTGGGGCTGTTTCTGTATGACAGCCTGGGCAAACGCGGCATCCTGCCTGGCACCGCGAAACTGGACCTGTCGCACGATCCCGCAGGCAGGCCGCTGAAGGGCAAGTTTCAGACCGCGTTCGAATACTCCGACTGCTGGATCGAAGACGCCCGCCTGGTGGTGCTGAATGCCCGCGATGCACAGGCGCGCGGCGCCGAAATCCTGACCCGGACCGAGGTTCTGTCAGCCCAGCGCCACTCTGATCACTGGGTTGTCACCGTGAAGGATCACGCCACTGGCGAGGAGAAGGAACACCGGGCCAAGATGCTGGTCAATGCAGGCGGGCCCTGGGTTGCCGACGTGCTGAAGCAAAAACTGGGCCAGAACAGCCGCGAAAACGTCCGCCTGGTGCGCGGCAGCCACATCGTGGTGCCAAAACTGTTCGACCATGACCGCTGCTATTTCTTTCAGGGCACTGACGGGCGGATCATCTTTGCCATTCCTTACGAGCAGGATTTCACCCTGATCGGCACCACCGACGCCGACCATCCGGATCCGGAGACCAAACCGCACTGCACGGAGGCCGAGCAGGATTATCTAATTGATTTTGCGTCGCAATACTTCGAACAGCCACTGAAGCGCGCGGATATTGTCTGGACCTATTCCGGCGTGCGGCCGCTTTATGACGACGGTGCCAGCTCGGCCACTGCGGCCACCCGCGAATATGTGCTGACGCTGGATCAAGCACAGGCGCCGCTGCTGAATGTCTTTGGCGGCAAGATCACCACCTACCGCAAGCTGGCCGAGGCCGCGCTGGCGAAAATCGGCAAGGTTTTCCCGCAATTGCCGTCGGACTGGACCGCAGGCGTGGCCCTGCCCGGCGGTGATTTTGCGGTGGCGGATGTGGAGACGCTAAAAGCCAAGCTGGCAGCGGACTATCCGTTCCTGAGCGCCTATTGGGCCGCCCGGCTGATCCGCGCCTACGGGCTGGAGTCCTGGGAGGTGCTGGGCGATGCCAAATCCGCCGCTGATCTGGGCCAGGATTTCGGCGCAACAATCACCGCACGGGAACTCGACTGGTCAATTGCCCGCGAGTGGGTGCGTTCAGGCGACGACTACCTGTGGCGCCGCACTAAATTGGGTTTGCGCCTGGATGAAGGACAGCGCGCAGCGGTCGATGCCTATATCAGCGAGAAAGCCGCCCGGCTGGCAGCTTAA
- the cobO gene encoding cob(I)yrinic acid a,c-diamide adenosyltransferase has protein sequence MSEKSETGISEEEAARHTSKMAKKKAARDRMMKTKEGEKGLIIVHTGPGKGKSSSGFGMIMRCIAHGMPSAVVQFIKGAWQTGERTLIEENFSDLCQFYAMGEGFTWETQDKARDIAAAQKGWEKAKEMILDERNTMVLLDEINIALRYDYLDLEEVLEFLVEQKPPMTHVVLTGRNAKEELIEIADLVTEMGQIKHPFRAGVKAQKGVEF, from the coding sequence ATGAGCGAAAAGTCTGAAACCGGCATCTCAGAAGAAGAAGCCGCCCGTCATACGTCCAAGATGGCCAAGAAAAAGGCCGCGCGCGACCGGATGATGAAGACCAAGGAGGGCGAGAAGGGCCTGATTATCGTCCACACCGGACCGGGCAAGGGCAAATCCTCGTCGGGGTTCGGGATGATCATGCGCTGCATCGCGCATGGGATGCCGTCCGCCGTGGTGCAGTTCATCAAGGGTGCCTGGCAGACCGGCGAACGCACGCTGATCGAGGAGAACTTCAGCGATCTCTGCCAGTTCTACGCGATGGGCGAAGGCTTTACCTGGGAGACACAGGACAAGGCCCGCGACATTGCCGCCGCGCAGAAGGGCTGGGAGAAGGCCAAGGAGATGATCCTGGATGAGCGCAACACCATGGTGCTGCTGGACGAGATCAACATCGCGCTGCGCTATGACTATCTGGATCTTGAGGAGGTTTTGGAGTTCCTGGTGGAGCAGAAGCCGCCGATGACCCATGTGGTTCTGACAGGCCGCAACGCCAAGGAAGAGCTGATCGAGATTGCCGATCTGGTGACCGAGATGGGGCAGATCAAGCACCCGTTCCGCGCCGGTGTGAAAGCGCAGAAGGGGGTGGAGTTTTAA
- a CDS encoding DUF1636 domain-containing protein encodes MADDMAGQSASTPGPVTLTVCLTCRREGADPEAARPGAILHAALEEAGMPEGVRLRGVECLSSCKRGCAVALIGGAERWTYVYGDLDPDQHVPEILEGAAAYAGTADGVVPWRERPQTFRKQSVARIPPAKFFSEE; translated from the coding sequence ATGGCTGACGACATGGCAGGCCAATCTGCCAGCACCCCGGGACCGGTCACGCTGACCGTATGCCTCACCTGCCGCCGCGAGGGCGCCGACCCCGAGGCCGCCCGCCCTGGTGCCATCCTGCACGCAGCGCTGGAAGAGGCCGGAATGCCCGAAGGCGTCCGTCTGCGTGGCGTCGAATGCCTGTCGTCCTGCAAGCGCGGCTGCGCTGTTGCGCTGATCGGCGGCGCAGAACGCTGGACCTATGTCTACGGCGACCTCGACCCTGACCAGCATGTTCCCGAAATTCTGGAAGGCGCGGCAGCTTATGCCGGCACCGCTGACGGCGTCGTGCCGTGGCGTGAACGCCCGCAAACCTTCCGCAAGCAATCTGTTGCCCGCATCCCGCCGGCCAAGTTCTTCTCCGAGGAGTAA
- the cobW gene encoding cobalamin biosynthesis protein CobW — MSDLNKIPVTVITGFLGAGKTTLIRHLMQNPQGKRLAVVVNEFGTAGVDGDILKSCADDNCPAENIMELANGCICCTVADDFIPTIEQLMALPEKPDHIVIETSGLALPKPLLKAFDWPAIRSRITVDGVIALADAEAVAKGQFAPDLDAVQAQREADDSIDHETPLSEVFEDQISCADIVLLSKADLAGDAGVEKARAVIEAEAPRKLPILPMSEGVIDPRIILGLGAAAEDDLDARPSHHDGHHDHEHDDFESIVVELGEVSDPEALQNAIVKLARERNILRVKGYVAVEGKPMRMLVQAVGERLRAQYDQPWGAQPRKTALVVIAEHDDIDAPAIRAALGA, encoded by the coding sequence ATGAGCGATCTCAACAAGATCCCCGTCACTGTCATCACCGGCTTTCTGGGCGCAGGCAAAACCACCCTGATCCGCCACCTGATGCAAAACCCGCAGGGCAAGCGTCTGGCCGTGGTCGTGAACGAATTCGGCACCGCCGGTGTGGACGGCGATATCCTGAAATCCTGCGCCGATGACAACTGCCCGGCGGAAAACATCATGGAGCTGGCCAACGGCTGCATCTGCTGCACCGTGGCCGATGACTTCATCCCCACCATCGAACAGTTGATGGCCCTGCCCGAAAAACCGGACCATATCGTGATTGAGACCTCCGGCCTGGCCCTGCCCAAGCCGCTGCTGAAGGCGTTTGACTGGCCCGCGATCCGCTCCCGCATCACCGTCGACGGGGTGATTGCCCTGGCGGACGCCGAGGCCGTGGCCAAGGGCCAGTTCGCCCCCGATCTGGACGCCGTGCAGGCCCAGCGCGAAGCGGACGACAGCATCGACCACGAAACCCCGCTGTCCGAGGTATTCGAGGACCAGATCTCCTGCGCTGACATCGTTCTGCTGTCCAAGGCCGATCTGGCCGGCGACGCAGGCGTCGAAAAAGCCCGCGCGGTGATCGAGGCCGAAGCGCCCCGCAAGCTGCCGATCCTGCCGATGAGCGAAGGCGTGATCGACCCGCGCATCATCCTGGGCCTGGGCGCCGCTGCCGAGGATGATCTGGACGCCCGCCCCAGCCACCACGACGGCCACCACGACCACGAGCATGACGATTTTGAAAGCATCGTTGTCGAATTGGGCGAAGTATCCGACCCGGAAGCGCTGCAAAATGCCATCGTGAAACTCGCCCGCGAGCGCAACATCCTGCGCGTCAAAGGTTATGTGGCGGTGGAAGGAAAGCCGATGCGGATGCTGGTACAGGCCGTGGGCGAGCGCCTGCGCGCCCAATACGATCAGCCCTGGGGCGCGCAGCCGCGCAAAACCGCCCTGGTGGTTATCGCCGAGCATGACGACATCGACGCCCCGGCCATCCGCGCCGCACTGGGCGCCTGA